The Planctomycetota bacterium genome includes a window with the following:
- a CDS encoding phosphoribosylformylglycinamidine synthase subunit PurQ, with the protein MRPCKALVITAPGINCDLELSQAFAAAGAQPESVLLSRLMRQPSLVDDYALIGLPGGFSYGDDVAAGRIMAVLMRREMYPALSAAVARGVPMICPCNGFQIAVQAGLLPGPQGNRWPTRSAVPTVALATNIGERFNDAWTHVEIPANTRCVWTRGLAPRADCDLLPSAHGEGRFMTDPATLESLEKNGQVALRYAASENFNGSLNAIAGICDPSGLVLGLMPHPERFTRWTQHPWWTRLSAEVRSGDTLGLSIFKNAVAHVDRNEPHVAAVGHHPPLHHNSR; encoded by the coding sequence ATGAGGCCCTGCAAGGCACTGGTGATCACCGCGCCGGGCATCAACTGCGACCTCGAGTTGTCGCAGGCCTTCGCCGCGGCCGGAGCGCAACCCGAAAGCGTCCTGCTCTCGCGCCTGATGCGCCAGCCAAGCCTGGTCGACGACTATGCGCTGATCGGATTGCCGGGTGGTTTCAGCTATGGCGACGATGTCGCCGCGGGACGGATCATGGCCGTGCTGATGCGCAGAGAGATGTATCCAGCGCTCTCCGCCGCAGTCGCCCGGGGCGTTCCCATGATCTGCCCCTGCAATGGTTTTCAGATCGCCGTGCAGGCGGGGTTGCTGCCGGGCCCGCAGGGCAACCGATGGCCGACCCGGTCGGCGGTCCCCACCGTCGCGCTGGCGACCAATATCGGCGAGCGCTTCAACGACGCGTGGACCCACGTGGAGATTCCCGCCAACACCCGGTGCGTCTGGACGAGGGGGCTCGCCCCTCGCGCCGATTGCGATCTGCTGCCCAGCGCCCATGGCGAGGGGCGCTTCATGACGGACCCCGCGACGCTCGAATCGCTGGAGAAGAACGGACAAGTCGCGCTGCGCTACGCGGCAAGCGAGAATTTCAATGGAAGCCTCAACGCCATCGCCGGCATCTGCGATCCCAGCGGCCTGGTGCTGGGTCTGATGCCGCACCCCGAGCGCTTCACCCGCTGGACGCAGCACCCCTGGTGGACCCGGCTGTCGGCCGAGGTCCGAAGCGGGGACACGCTGGGGCTCTCCATTTTCAAGAACGCCGTCGCCCACGTCGATCGAAACGAGCCCCACGTCGCGGCGGTAGGCCATCATCCGCCGCTCCATCACAACAGTCGATGA
- a CDS encoding Gfo/Idh/MocA family oxidoreductase, with protein MSTKTLRYGVVGAGRMGRHHIRLGTQVEGIELVGIVDREVSRRGEMTETYGGKGFATVEELVKHGVDCVVIATPTIHHRAAAEALLAAGVHCLIEKPLAPSVSEARVIADAAAKSGAVLQVGHVVRYDPVMVAIRQLALGMPRFIEIDRISPMTFRSVDVGVVLDMMIHDLDLLLMLLEREPSEVHASAVSVLGDSEDVCNARLTFPPGPDGHRCVANVTASRLALKTERKIRLIGADAYMSADFVERKGTVVRKTANQEKLASVKKSLKEGEDLSSVNWLDLVSVEPLDVKAGEPLKLQLLDFIDAIRTGRKPFVDAEAGFAAVRTAERIVAAAKSLDAASVV; from the coding sequence ATGAGCACGAAAACGCTTCGTTACGGTGTTGTTGGCGCGGGCCGGATGGGTCGGCACCACATCCGCCTGGGCACCCAGGTCGAGGGGATCGAGCTGGTCGGAATCGTCGACCGCGAGGTCTCGCGGCGCGGCGAAATGACCGAGACCTACGGCGGCAAGGGCTTCGCGACGGTCGAGGAACTGGTCAAGCATGGCGTGGATTGCGTGGTCATTGCCACGCCCACCATCCACCACCGCGCCGCCGCCGAGGCGCTGCTGGCCGCGGGTGTGCACTGTTTGATTGAGAAGCCGCTGGCCCCCAGCGTGAGCGAGGCGCGAGTGATCGCCGACGCCGCCGCCAAGAGCGGGGCCGTGCTCCAGGTGGGCCATGTCGTCCGCTACGACCCCGTCATGGTCGCCATCCGGCAGCTTGCGCTGGGCATGCCGCGCTTCATCGAGATCGACCGGATCAGTCCCATGACCTTCCGCAGCGTCGATGTGGGCGTGGTGCTGGACATGATGATCCACGACCTGGACCTGCTGCTGATGCTGCTGGAGCGCGAGCCCTCCGAGGTTCACGCCAGCGCCGTGAGCGTGCTGGGCGACAGCGAGGATGTCTGCAATGCGCGACTGACCTTCCCGCCCGGACCTGACGGCCACCGCTGCGTGGCCAACGTCACGGCGAGCCGCCTGGCGCTCAAGACCGAGCGAAAGATTCGCCTGATCGGCGCTGACGCCTACATGAGCGCCGACTTCGTCGAGCGCAAGGGAACCGTGGTCCGCAAGACCGCCAACCAGGAGAAGCTCGCCTCAGTCAAGAAGAGCCTGAAGGAGGGCGAGGATCTGAGCAGCGTGAACTGGCTGGACCTGGTCTCGGTCGAGCCGCTGGACGTGAAGGCGGGGGAGCCGCTGAAACTGCAGCTGCTGGATTTCATCGACGCCATCCGCACCGGGCGCAAACCCTTCGTGGACGCTGAAGCCGGATTCGCCGCGGTCCGCACCGCCGAGCGCATCGTGGCGGCGGCGAAGTCCCTTGATGCCGCGAGCGTTGTGTAG
- a CDS encoding ComEC/Rec2 family competence protein — translation MRNGIFGLLVAIVLTAAVSMGLSMQPGAVAEWIIDFLIAASVVLALVAMIFKSREAFVASFLALACIGAAWGGHAATRESRGNARAAVGAEPVLVRFQATLEEPFRQPDPPEDDLLDRFQNAADPPRHRAPATLDHFRSGDVVIPCSGTVSLTIDGEGADFAAGDVVAGVGWMRGIGAPSNPGEPDFRVRAFRDDRCGSISVVGVPELVSKATESSHPFLKWRSLACEWVDRNLIASMTATAPARIRTLVVAMTTGRQLPGYRLLRQSFSASGLSHFLAISGFNVAVLFGAVWVIMEFIRVPWLIRGWILATTALLFLFVVDVETSVLRAGIAGVLAGVSVACDRGWRADGLLATAAIFTLAGDPWAAWNPGFQLSYGAVLALRYGSGPTLQWLALPWKALPGLPRTPAPGPVKSLATALSASAAAWLMSTPITESHFGSVSPWAAPASTVLAPLAAVITVLSSLACLAGSIPGASILLGCPLSLFASIFLWLAEMVARLPSANFRGGLIPWWWAVAELVALAACWMCPLASIRRIALPLFAFLLVTAMVFPLPVVNASPRGWKLRLITISVGDGSAHVIETPSSRVLFDAGTISRHAGGSMVLVPALKALGCTHFDAVIISHPHLDHFSALPEIAAEIPIDRVYATEAFIKYTGSPYAPGVLIDAMRERGVRVETLVAGSGLEFDGFAWSVLHPAAGYQSRIVNDGSLAFRIHPAEDEGDMSSKSSPSMAWLTLLGDAQTEAIANLLASPQFGPSRVMELPHHGAWADGVAELMARLNPEMLVQSTGPQRFRHDKIGAVVGARLRGVTCRDGALRVTWFGDGIKDRILLERWRGSGWEAVTPSMNRK, via the coding sequence ATGCGCAATGGAATCTTCGGACTGCTGGTCGCCATCGTCCTGACGGCCGCCGTTTCAATGGGACTCTCGATGCAGCCGGGTGCGGTCGCCGAGTGGATCATCGATTTTCTGATCGCGGCGTCGGTGGTGCTTGCACTTGTCGCGATGATTTTCAAGAGCAGGGAAGCCTTTGTTGCTTCGTTCCTCGCCCTGGCGTGCATCGGCGCGGCGTGGGGGGGACACGCGGCGACGCGGGAATCCCGCGGCAATGCGCGCGCGGCGGTCGGCGCGGAACCCGTGCTGGTTCGCTTCCAGGCCACGCTCGAGGAGCCGTTCAGGCAGCCTGATCCGCCCGAAGATGACCTGCTGGATCGATTTCAAAATGCGGCCGACCCGCCGCGACATCGCGCGCCGGCCACTCTTGATCACTTTCGCTCCGGTGATGTGGTGATTCCATGCTCCGGCACGGTCTCACTGACGATTGACGGCGAAGGTGCGGACTTTGCGGCCGGAGATGTTGTTGCCGGCGTCGGATGGATGCGCGGAATCGGTGCCCCGAGCAATCCCGGCGAGCCGGATTTTCGCGTGCGGGCCTTCCGCGACGATCGCTGCGGGAGCATCTCGGTCGTCGGTGTTCCGGAATTGGTTTCGAAGGCGACCGAGTCCAGTCATCCCTTCCTGAAGTGGCGAAGCCTGGCATGTGAGTGGGTCGATCGCAACTTGATCGCCTCAATGACCGCTACGGCACCGGCGAGAATCCGGACGCTTGTGGTCGCCATGACGACGGGCCGGCAGCTTCCGGGATACCGGCTGCTTCGACAAAGTTTTTCCGCCAGTGGGCTGAGTCACTTCCTGGCGATCAGCGGATTCAACGTGGCGGTGCTCTTCGGCGCGGTCTGGGTGATCATGGAATTCATCCGGGTTCCCTGGCTGATCCGGGGATGGATCCTGGCGACGACGGCGCTGCTGTTTCTATTTGTCGTGGATGTGGAGACCTCCGTGCTGAGGGCGGGAATCGCCGGAGTTCTCGCAGGCGTGTCGGTCGCCTGCGACCGTGGGTGGCGCGCCGACGGCCTGCTCGCCACCGCCGCGATCTTCACGCTGGCCGGCGATCCGTGGGCCGCGTGGAATCCCGGGTTTCAGCTGAGCTACGGCGCCGTGCTGGCGCTGCGCTATGGAAGCGGGCCGACACTGCAGTGGCTTGCACTTCCGTGGAAAGCGCTGCCTGGGCTTCCGCGAACGCCGGCTCCGGGCCCCGTGAAATCTCTCGCCACTGCACTTTCAGCCAGCGCCGCGGCGTGGCTGATGTCGACACCCATCACCGAATCCCATTTTGGAAGCGTGTCGCCCTGGGCGGCACCGGCGAGCACGGTGCTGGCTCCGCTGGCCGCGGTGATCACGGTGCTTTCGTCGCTGGCGTGCCTGGCCGGATCGATTCCCGGCGCCTCGATCCTGCTGGGCTGTCCGCTCTCGCTTTTTGCGTCGATCTTTCTGTGGCTCGCGGAAATGGTTGCGCGATTGCCATCGGCGAACTTCCGCGGCGGCCTCATTCCCTGGTGGTGGGCGGTCGCTGAGCTTGTCGCGCTGGCGGCGTGCTGGATGTGCCCGCTCGCGTCGATTCGTCGGATCGCGCTCCCTCTCTTCGCGTTCCTGCTGGTCACCGCAATGGTGTTTCCGCTGCCGGTGGTGAATGCGTCGCCACGGGGCTGGAAACTTCGGCTGATCACCATCTCGGTGGGCGATGGCAGCGCCCATGTGATCGAGACGCCAAGCTCGCGCGTGCTCTTCGACGCGGGCACGATTTCGCGGCACGCCGGCGGATCGATGGTGCTCGTGCCGGCGCTCAAGGCCCTGGGCTGCACGCATTTCGATGCGGTCATCATCTCGCACCCGCATCTGGACCACTTCTCGGCGCTGCCGGAGATCGCGGCGGAGATTCCCATCGACCGCGTCTACGCCACCGAGGCGTTCATCAAATACACCGGATCTCCATACGCCCCCGGCGTTCTGATCGACGCGATGCGCGAGCGCGGCGTGCGGGTCGAGACGCTTGTGGCCGGGAGCGGACTTGAATTTGACGGCTTTGCGTGGAGCGTGCTGCACCCCGCGGCCGGATATCAAAGCCGCATCGTGAACGATGGAAGCCTGGCATTCCGCATCCACCCGGCTGAAGATGAAGGCGACATGTCTTCAAAGTCATCGCCCTCCATGGCCTGGCTGACGCTGTTGGGGGATGCCCAGACCGAGGCGATCGCGAACCTTCTTGCCTCGCCGCAGTTCGGTCCGTCGCGCGTGATGGAGCTGCCACACCACGGAGCCTGGGCCGACGGCGTCGCTGAATTGATGGCGCGGTTGAACCCGGAGATGCTGGTGCAAAGCACGGGTCCGCAGCGCTTTCGCCATGACAAGATTGGCGCCGTGGTCGGTGCCCGACTGCGCGGCGTGACCTGTCGCGACGGCGCCCTGCGGGTCACCTGGTTCGGCGATGGCATCAAAGATCGGATTTTGCTGGAGCGCTGGCGGGGGAGCGGGTGGGAGGCGGTGACTCCGAGCATGAATCGGAAATGA
- a CDS encoding terpene cyclase/mutase family protein translates to MPVEPIDLDKERPSQVGASAQNTPMEAEFTPAAEESVQRGLRYLASLQNDDGSFGRGRFARHAGITALCALAFMSDGHLPGRGAYGDNVRKALEFVLNSATETGLLAAENSHGPMYGHGFATLFLGEIYGMNPEDARVRDALTRAVELIVNSQNEEGGWRYNPVPYDADISVTICEVMALRSARNAGIKVPKETIDRAIAYVRSCQNPDGGFRYMTTVGVSAWPRTAAGVASLYYAGVYSDDSIERGLNYLLATVNPDGAGPAGEAHYFYGHYYTVQAMYLAGGSRWTNWWPRIRDEMISKQSDTGAWTDYQAGQAYSTSMALIVLQMPKRYLPIFQK, encoded by the coding sequence ATGCCGGTGGAACCGATCGATCTCGACAAGGAGCGACCTTCCCAGGTGGGCGCCAGCGCCCAGAACACGCCGATGGAAGCGGAGTTCACCCCCGCGGCGGAAGAGTCCGTGCAGCGCGGCCTCCGCTATCTGGCCAGTCTGCAGAATGACGATGGTTCCTTCGGCCGCGGTCGCTTCGCCCGTCACGCCGGCATCACCGCGCTCTGCGCCCTGGCCTTCATGTCCGACGGCCATCTTCCCGGCCGCGGCGCCTACGGCGACAATGTCCGCAAGGCCCTGGAGTTCGTGCTCAACAGCGCCACCGAAACCGGCCTGCTCGCCGCCGAGAACAGCCACGGCCCGATGTATGGCCATGGATTCGCCACGCTTTTCCTGGGCGAGATCTACGGCATGAACCCCGAGGACGCGCGGGTGCGCGACGCCCTGACCCGCGCGGTCGAACTCATTGTCAACAGCCAGAACGAGGAGGGCGGCTGGCGCTACAACCCCGTCCCCTACGACGCGGACATCAGCGTGACCATCTGCGAAGTCATGGCACTGCGCAGTGCCCGCAACGCCGGCATCAAGGTCCCCAAGGAGACCATCGACCGGGCGATCGCCTATGTCCGCTCCTGCCAGAACCCGGACGGCGGATTCCGCTACATGACCACCGTCGGCGTGAGCGCCTGGCCGCGCACCGCGGCGGGCGTGGCCAGCCTCTACTACGCGGGCGTCTACTCCGACGATTCCATTGAGCGCGGCCTGAACTACCTGCTGGCCACGGTCAATCCCGACGGAGCCGGGCCCGCGGGCGAGGCGCACTACTTCTACGGCCACTACTACACCGTGCAGGCGATGTACCTCGCCGGCGGAAGTCGGTGGACCAATTGGTGGCCGCGCATCCGCGACGAGATGATCTCCAAGCAGTCTGACACCGGAGCCTGGACCGACTACCAGGCCGGACAGGCCTACAGCACGTCGATGGCGCTGATCGTGCTGCAGATGCCCAAGCGCTACCTGCCGATCTTCCAGAAATGA
- the trpD gene encoding anthranilate phosphoribosyltransferase, with product MAPTAPTEVVRASIAAARKNELLSAARVDETLSAIFGGEVPPPLVEEWLRLLSGHLPTTAEILGGVTALIRVGKTVPTNISSERIVDTAGTGGAPKVLNVSTLAALIIAACKGVVAKHGNRSRTGFGSSETLAALGVNIDVAPEVQAKMLEECGFCFCLASKHYPAARFVADARKAIGAPTLLNAIGPLVNPAGALRQVVGVWSRDLLAPVAEVLARCGAVKAFVVHSDDGFDEVSVSANTRAVEVVRGRVLGDVVFEPEQFGISRSKTQPRAVENLDDATTLFRRLASGIDGGPALDLVLINAALGLMVADKAGDPRAAGALAADAIQSGRVNSLLERVITLSNQ from the coding sequence ATGGCCCCGACCGCACCAACTGAAGTCGTCCGCGCCTCCATCGCCGCCGCGCGAAAGAACGAACTCCTTTCCGCGGCGAGGGTGGATGAGACCCTGAGCGCGATCTTTGGCGGGGAAGTTCCGCCGCCGCTGGTCGAGGAGTGGCTGCGACTGCTCTCGGGACATCTGCCGACCACCGCGGAAATCCTGGGCGGCGTCACCGCGCTGATTCGAGTCGGGAAGACCGTCCCCACCAATATCTCAAGCGAGCGCATTGTGGACACGGCGGGCACCGGCGGGGCGCCCAAGGTGCTCAACGTCAGCACGCTCGCGGCCCTGATCATCGCCGCGTGCAAAGGCGTGGTGGCCAAGCATGGCAACCGATCGCGCACCGGCTTCGGCTCCTCCGAGACGCTCGCCGCGCTCGGGGTCAACATTGACGTGGCGCCGGAAGTCCAGGCAAAAATGCTGGAAGAGTGCGGTTTCTGCTTCTGCCTGGCTTCGAAGCATTATCCCGCCGCGCGCTTCGTGGCCGACGCCCGCAAGGCGATCGGAGCCCCGACGCTTCTCAACGCGATCGGTCCGCTGGTGAATCCGGCCGGCGCCTTGCGGCAGGTGGTCGGCGTCTGGTCGCGGGATCTTCTGGCGCCGGTAGCCGAAGTATTGGCCCGCTGCGGCGCGGTGAAGGCTTTTGTGGTCCACAGCGACGATGGCTTCGACGAGGTGAGCGTGAGCGCCAACACCCGCGCGGTCGAGGTGGTCCGGGGCCGCGTCCTGGGCGACGTGGTCTTCGAGCCGGAGCAGTTCGGAATTTCGCGGAGCAAGACCCAGCCGCGCGCCGTGGAGAATCTCGACGACGCCACAACGCTCTTTCGCAGGCTGGCTTCGGGGATCGACGGCGGTCCGGCGCTGGATTTGGTGCTGATCAACGCGGCGCTGGGATTGATGGTGGCCGACAAGGCGGGCGATCCGCGGGCTGCGGGGGCCCTGGCGGCGGATGCGATCCAGTCGGGCCGCGTGAATTCGCTGCTGGAGCGGGTCATCACGCTTTCAAACCAATAA
- a CDS encoding deoxyribonuclease IV yields MRVGSHRSAAGGVANAVREAVERGLDCVQLFTSNQRQWRPRQPSKEECAEWLEALKAAGWSDPEDHRVVSHNSYLVNLASPSAEARKRSIALQRSELERCEMLGIRLCVMHPGAHLGEKRSPKDKNDLSKEPTGEEMGGLKRLSASLDQIHKELPGYKVVTCLENTVGAGTTLGYNFNQLAAARSLVKEHQRIAYCIDTCHAVAAGYCMDTARAAGETLKRIDEHLTVERVMAFHANDSLFPCGSRKDRHAHILEGECGEACFKSLASVKAWRNVPVILETPKEGSFKGRDWDVENADRLRRLWGVKTAAAKGAVKKLAKSKAKTILALLLLAPLLMLNVGCKTKTLEQIRGETPIESAPAVSGPAAPNVREAAQLSQANQLMQSGDYDNALAAFQEILQENPKLPDAWVGVGQVQALKQDWTQSESAFANAADFDSSNFDAQFGRGKALQVLNKLVDAIRAYHRALLIRPEDFDANLNMATAYLQLDESKSAVVYAEKAVKLKPDSGVARINLGVAYEQSGKHEWAIQQYEMAAELMEPTPQLLTNLLNAYAKSKRYREAVNAALLLVKLAPTANSYERLGWAYFRVGDYEKSVRSYREAVRIDPKHWPAWNGVGVNLLNAWVVGGKKNTATQGDAKAAFERSLQQNPEQPKVLKLIKVYGL; encoded by the coding sequence ATGAGAGTCGGATCGCACCGAAGCGCGGCTGGCGGAGTTGCGAACGCGGTTCGCGAGGCTGTGGAGCGCGGCCTTGACTGCGTGCAGCTCTTCACCTCAAATCAGCGTCAGTGGCGGCCGCGCCAGCCTTCCAAGGAGGAATGCGCGGAGTGGCTCGAGGCGCTGAAGGCCGCCGGCTGGAGCGATCCTGAGGATCATCGCGTGGTGAGCCACAACAGCTACCTGGTGAATCTCGCCAGCCCCTCGGCGGAGGCTCGTAAACGGTCAATCGCCCTGCAGCGCAGCGAGCTGGAGCGCTGCGAGATGCTGGGCATCCGCCTTTGCGTGATGCATCCCGGCGCGCATCTGGGCGAGAAGCGCTCGCCCAAGGACAAGAACGACTTGAGCAAGGAACCCACCGGGGAGGAAATGGGGGGCCTGAAGCGCCTTTCCGCAAGCCTGGACCAGATCCACAAGGAACTGCCCGGCTACAAGGTGGTGACATGCCTGGAGAACACGGTGGGAGCGGGCACGACGCTGGGATACAACTTCAACCAGCTGGCGGCGGCGCGCAGCTTGGTCAAGGAGCATCAGCGGATCGCCTACTGCATCGACACCTGCCACGCCGTCGCCGCGGGCTATTGCATGGACACGGCCAGGGCCGCCGGGGAAACCCTCAAGCGCATTGACGAACACCTCACGGTGGAGCGGGTCATGGCCTTCCACGCCAACGACTCGCTCTTTCCCTGCGGTAGCCGCAAGGATCGCCACGCTCACATCCTGGAAGGCGAGTGCGGCGAAGCCTGCTTCAAGAGCCTGGCGTCGGTCAAGGCGTGGCGCAACGTGCCCGTGATTCTCGAGACTCCCAAGGAGGGTTCCTTCAAGGGTCGCGACTGGGATGTCGAGAATGCGGATCGATTGCGCCGGCTCTGGGGTGTGAAGACAGCGGCGGCCAAAGGCGCAGTGAAGAAACTGGCGAAGTCGAAAGCGAAGACCATCCTCGCGCTTCTGCTGCTGGCGCCGCTGCTCATGCTCAATGTGGGATGCAAGACCAAGACGCTCGAGCAGATCCGCGGCGAGACTCCGATCGAGAGCGCTCCCGCGGTGAGCGGACCCGCCGCCCCCAATGTCCGCGAGGCGGCCCAGCTTTCGCAGGCGAACCAGTTGATGCAATCGGGCGACTACGACAACGCCCTGGCCGCCTTCCAGGAAATTCTGCAGGAAAATCCCAAACTTCCCGACGCCTGGGTCGGCGTCGGCCAGGTGCAGGCCCTCAAGCAGGACTGGACGCAGTCGGAGAGCGCCTTCGCCAACGCCGCGGACTTCGACTCGAGCAACTTCGACGCGCAGTTCGGCCGCGGCAAGGCGCTGCAGGTGCTCAACAAGCTGGTCGACGCGATCCGCGCCTATCACCGGGCGCTGCTCATCCGGCCCGAGGACTTCGACGCCAACCTGAACATGGCCACCGCCTACCTGCAGCTCGACGAGAGCAAGAGCGCTGTGGTCTACGCCGAGAAGGCGGTGAAGCTGAAGCCGGACTCCGGTGTGGCCCGCATCAATCTTGGCGTGGCCTATGAGCAATCCGGCAAGCACGAGTGGGCGATCCAGCAGTACGAGATGGCCGCGGAGCTGATGGAGCCGACGCCGCAGCTGCTCACCAATCTCCTCAACGCCTATGCCAAGAGCAAGCGCTACCGCGAGGCTGTCAACGCCGCGCTGCTGCTGGTCAAGCTGGCGCCGACGGCCAACAGCTATGAGCGGCTGGGTTGGGCCTACTTCCGTGTGGGGGACTACGAGAAGAGCGTGCGCAGCTACCGCGAGGCGGTGCGCATCGATCCCAAGCACTGGCCGGCGTGGAACGGCGTGGGGGTCAATCTGCTCAACGCCTGGGTGGTCGGCGGCAAGAAGAACACGGCAACACAGGGCGACGCCAAGGCGGCCTTCGAGCGCTCGCTGCAGCAGAATCCCGAGCAACCGAAGGTGCTCAAACTGATCAAGGTCTATGGTCTCTAG